CGCGGCGCCGTCGTCCACCAGGCCGCCGACCAGCTCCCAGACGGTGCGCCGGCTCTCCGGGTCCAGGCCGGTGGTGGGCTCGTCCAGGACGAGCACCCGGGGGCGGCCGAGCAGCGCCAGCGCCAGGTCCAGCCGGCGGCGCTCGCCGCCGGAGAGGCTGCGCACCCGGACGCCGGCGCGGCCGGTCAGGTCCACCTGCGCCAGGGCCTCCTCGACCGGGCGGGGCGCGGTCAGGGTGCGTGCCCAGGTCCGCACGGTCTCGGCGACGGTGAGGTCCCCGGGCAGCCCGCTGGACTGCAGGAGCACGCCGAGGTGCGGGCGGACGGCCGGGCGCTCGGTGCGCGGGTCGTGGCCGAGGACGCGCACCGTGCCGCCGGACGCGGGAACCAGGCCCTCGACCACCTCGAGGGCGGAGGTCTTGCCGGCGCCGTTCACGCCCAGCAGCGCGAACACCTCGCCGGGCCGGACCTCGAAGGAGATGCCGCGGACGGCCTCGAACGAGCCGTACCGGCGCCGCAGGTCGGTGACCTCGACGGCGGGCGCCTGCGGCAGGGCGCGCACCGGGGACGGGGCGGGGGGTGCGGCGGTCAGGTGCACTGCGGGGCCTCCTCGGGGTGCCCGGCGGCCGGGGGTCGGCCGCTGTCGTCCGGGCACGTCCCACGCTCCCGCCGGTCCCGGCCCGGCACAGGTGCCGTCTCTCACGACCTGGGGCCGCACGTGCACGGGCCCCCCGTGACGCGTGTCACGGGGGGCCCGTGGTGAGCCCTCCTGGTGTCTGCCGCCCGTGTCCGGTGAGTGGCCTCCTCCACGGCGTCCCGGGGCCGGGAGGCGACCCGGCAGGGGGTCCTCGCACCGGGAGGGGTCCGGGCTCAGACGGCGGCCGACCGGGTCCCCTTCGTCACGATCGCCTTGTCCTCGGCGAGGTCACGGGTGCGGGTCTCGCCGTAGGAGAGGACCGCGACCAACGTGACGACCGCACAGGCCGCGAGGTACAGCGACACGCGCATCGGGTTGGGGTCGGTGAAGCTGCCGAGCAGGGCGACCGCGATCAGCGGCGCCGGGGCACCGGCGACCACCGAGGCCAGCTGGTAACCGACCGACACGCCGGAGTAGCGCGCCTTGGTCCCGAACAGCTCGGAGAGGAACGCCGCCTGCGGGCCGTACATGGCGCCGTGGAAGAGCAGCCCCACGGTGATCGCCACGACCACGAGCACGAAGCTGCCGCTGTCCAGCAGGGCGAAGAAGGCGAACCCCCACACGCCGACACCCAGGGCGCCGAACAGGTAGACCGGCCGGCGGCCGATGCGGTCGGACAGCGCGCCCCACAGCGGGATCGTCACCAGGTGGACGGCGGCGGCGATCAGCACGGCGTTGAGGGCGAACGAGGTCTCCAGACCGAGCACCCGCGTGAGGTAGGTCAGGCTGAACGCGGTGATGACGTAGTACGACACGTTCTCCGCGATGCGGGCGCCCATGGCCACCAGGACCTCGCGCTTGTAGCGGGTGAGCACGGTGACGATGGGCGCCTTCTCGACCTCTCCCGTCTCGGCGGCCCGGGCCGCGGCAGCACGCTGGGCCTCGAGGAAGACGGGCGACTCGCTGACCGCCAGGCGCACCCAGAGGCCGACCAGGATGAGCACCGCCGAGAGCAGGAACGGGATCCGCCAGCCCCAGCTGGCGAACGCCTCGTCGGACTGGAAGGCGGCCAGCACGGCGAGGACGCCGGTGGAGAGCAGCTGGCCCGCGGGCGCGCCGGCCTGCGGCCAGGAGGCCCAGAAGCCGCGGTGCTCGGGCTTCCCGTGCTCGGAGACGATGAGCACCGCGCCACCCCACTCCCCACCGAGAGCGAAGCCCTGCACCAGCCGCAGGGCGATGAGCAGCACCGGCGCCAGGACGCCGACGGTGCCGTACGTGGGCAGCAGGCCGATGGCGAACGTGGCGCCGCCCATCATGAGCAGCGAGATCACCAGCAGCTTCTTGCGACCGATCCGGTCGCCGAAGTGGCCGAAGACCAGACCCCCGATCGGGCGGGCGGCGAAGCCGATGGCGTAGGTGGCGAAGGCGGCGAGCACGCCCACGAAGT
This region of Geodermatophilus bullaregiensis genomic DNA includes:
- a CDS encoding ABC transporter ATP-binding protein, with protein sequence MHLTAAPPAPSPVRALPQAPAVEVTDLRRRYGSFEAVRGISFEVRPGEVFALLGVNGAGKTSALEVVEGLVPASGGTVRVLGHDPRTERPAVRPHLGVLLQSSGLPGDLTVAETVRTWARTLTAPRPVEEALAQVDLTGRAGVRVRSLSGGERRRLDLALALLGRPRVLVLDEPTTGLDPESRRTVWELVGGLVDDGAAVVLTTHHLEEAEQLADRIAIMRAGQVVVAGTREEIAETQPATIRFVLDPGAPRPPVPAGVEVVSPGPRVEWHTRTLQPVLGELLAWAARSGVLLRGLQARAASLEQAFLAVADGADPY
- a CDS encoding MFS transporter, whose protein sequence is MTAPSQVPERGRFGRVVGASIIGTTVEWYDFFLYGSAAALVFGPLFFPEQDDFVGVLAAFATYAIGFAARPIGGLVFGHFGDRIGRKKLLVISLLMMGGATFAIGLLPTYGTVGVLAPVLLIALRLVQGFALGGEWGGAVLIVSEHGKPEHRGFWASWPQAGAPAGQLLSTGVLAVLAAFQSDEAFASWGWRIPFLLSAVLILVGLWVRLAVSESPVFLEAQRAAAARAAETGEVEKAPIVTVLTRYKREVLVAMGARIAENVSYYVITAFSLTYLTRVLGLETSFALNAVLIAAAVHLVTIPLWGALSDRIGRRPVYLFGALGVGVWGFAFFALLDSGSFVLVVVAITVGLLFHGAMYGPQAAFLSELFGTKARYSGVSVGYQLASVVAGAPAPLIAVALLGSFTDPNPMRVSLYLAACAVVTLVAVLSYGETRTRDLAEDKAIVTKGTRSAAV